From Halanaeroarchaeum sulfurireducens, a single genomic window includes:
- the psmA gene encoding archaeal proteasome endopeptidase complex subunit alpha, which produces MQGQQQQAYDRGITIFSPDGRLYQVEYAREAVKRGTTSIGVRTADGVVLVVDKRTRSPLMEPKSIEKLHKVADHVAIASAGHVADARQLIDFARRRAQVEELRYEEPMDVEALTKAVTDNIQQYTQVGGARPFGAALLIGGISDDVPRLFETDPSGTSNEWKAVAIGSDRADVQSFLEDEWHDDLSIEEGVELGIRALSRIREESVEPAGLGVGTITVDNPVYEELSDEEIQEYVDDLEDIEDVEDEQE; this is translated from the coding sequence ATGCAGGGCCAACAGCAACAGGCCTACGACCGGGGGATCACCATCTTCTCCCCGGACGGTCGCCTTTACCAGGTCGAGTACGCGCGCGAAGCGGTCAAACGAGGGACGACGAGCATCGGGGTTCGGACGGCGGATGGCGTCGTCCTCGTCGTCGACAAGCGCACGCGCTCGCCGCTCATGGAACCGAAGAGCATCGAGAAACTGCACAAAGTTGCCGATCACGTCGCTATCGCCAGCGCCGGGCACGTCGCCGACGCCCGACAGCTCATCGACTTCGCACGGCGGCGGGCGCAGGTCGAGGAACTGCGCTACGAGGAGCCCATGGACGTGGAAGCACTCACGAAAGCCGTCACTGACAACATTCAACAGTACACGCAGGTCGGCGGTGCCCGTCCGTTCGGCGCGGCCCTCCTTATCGGTGGCATCTCGGACGACGTCCCCCGCCTGTTCGAGACCGATCCCAGCGGGACGTCGAACGAGTGGAAGGCCGTCGCTATCGGTTCGGACCGTGCTGACGTTCAGTCCTTCCTCGAAGACGAGTGGCACGACGACCTCTCCATCGAGGAGGGCGTCGAACTGGGGATTCGGGCGCTCTCCCGCATTCGCGAGGAGTCGGTCGAACCCGCCGGCCTCGGGGTCGGGACCATCACGGTCGACAACCCCGTCTACGAGGAACTGAGCGACGAGGAGATTCAGGAATACGTCGACGACCTCGAGGACATCGAGGACGTCGAGGACGAGCAGGAATGA